One Fusobacterium nucleatum genomic window carries:
- a CDS encoding adhesion protein FadA has translation MRKGILLLFTALSIGVFADDEVLSELKSLESEYDSLVKEEEARFQKEKELSEKAAAQNIELQKLKLNIEEKLAAAPAERKTKFFKDTFDGLVKDYSVYLGQIEKKIAENTELVNNFEKIKTIR, from the coding sequence ATGAGAAAAGGGATTTTATTACTATTTACTGCACTATCCATTGGAGTATTTGCAGATGATGAGGTACTATCTGAATTAAAGAGTTTAGAGAGTGAATATGATTCTTTAGTTAAAGAAGAAGAGGCTCGTTTCCAAAAAGAAAAAGAACTTTCTGAAAAAGCTGCTGCGCAAAATATTGAGTTACAAAAATTAAAATTAAACATAGAAGAAAAACTTGCTGCAGCTCCAGCAGAAAGAAAAACTAAATTTTTTAAAGATACTTTTGATGGTTTAGTTAAGGATTATTCAGTATATTTAGGTCAAATAGAGAAAAAAATAGCTGAGAATACTGAATTAGTTAATAATTTTGAAAAAATAAAAACAATTAGATAA
- a CDS encoding autotransporter-associated N-terminal domain-containing protein has translation MLDYTKVESRLKSFLKNNKRLGYSVALLVSFLINGGFSYAIETRAELRDRIVQEQENISQMLKDSDKSISDIELKIKKLTQRGEFWVKPLERSYQVAFITSFGNYTKNRNRTEQNFTEPEYGTPGGRRGSSGNIYMVDINGITELANNKAETGNKSNYKGSYIYKGKNYGEYGIIKNPLEFVDKIDFGANITPKAVAEKTVAVKTVSETRVTEPRVSVSKIDVSRVTVTPPSAPIISAPANPGNPSVNVTAPGAITPLGTITVAAIPAINVSVAAPVVGAAPTVNAPTVATPPTPAGFNPKIITPPVAPAEPVAPVITAPTFNLISNSSGNGAATEADMSSTSNGAIQSVVLTKGNFKVIRDTSSRMNYSYNNYAGKSPWGTPTTDSGNTFSGNSWSNWSRTGATTSSYLGFQKVVVGAMLSNSNNLFTNVSTSTLREFVHMDHHNNITPTSVESGFNAGLAESTWDSTVSSGSNTAAVKGAFEDLRDNINSTAAHGNSATPASHMFIWMQSGRIVMEGSYNVVTNNYDHNGFIDKKSIAANVGDIVIQPHKDTGGNVKGTKSAVFSLSPGGNNPGHLSIMYNGSTGNMDLWTTESAVFLNSETAGKPIAIVNRGTINMYGQKSAGIYNSQTSKMDVQFVDKGFTFNAATNTATGNYRPINIYGDGSVGIYWDRGNTGSIEGNFAVNIGASGVGNKNFTTKATSAVTGGAETNGVALSNYDVNSSDTATTNKDYIRGSFGILSDGSTNLTSHQIKIFDKTQGNVGVMPSGNALLNIGGGNIAIEGGTTAKDNIGIYIDGKGAVKSTGDIKVSGGVGNLAIFAKGYTGTIPGSAPAHVSVRKIEGTNTKNSILVFGTTGAKITASEGLTMTGATVEADATVANKKDSGAVFSSGSGTVITINRAALLGSENISITGTEQVDAKNAGTGKYVGFGLMAKDGGKINAQYNNISVTNGSTGIASIGKDGANVASEIDLSHSKLSYNGKGYAVYTDGTGKVNLDDTELNLRGSSTAFDVDLSASVLPIHINSGTKIKIHSDDVTVFNVKNASGLTTVGGIETSIKSKIETKLGLSPGALAGLFTGSTSIKYKTAAADGGSLAVGNLDKSGVETDTVADKKDGYEFFNRFLAQRLVATTNKNSTIKAVLTTADANTRYNGQVTGFEMNSSKLATSNAEAAINLVQSKIIADRNGAGNGAVGAFINYGKVSVDKDSAIEVETQTGNTANDKAVGVYAVNGSEVSNAGTIKVGGKQSVGILGMAYRLDNKNQLVVDEFGSKATNQGKVTITNTKDITMTGENSIGIYAKNNKTGSAVSNHVVSNSGTITVGKSSGTSTAVAIYADKVTVKPENGTLKIAEGAVGIYATPKTEVGVANKNLGTIHFTGKNAVGIYLKGTTADGDSVLKGNKLTLKQDAGTTTGKIGIFYDLQNAQTSTVEIDAANANNVIAYYTKNKDLTVKAPITLAQGSVGITGTSGKKFTYGDDTNATPYVMTIGKQSTGIYGDSNITLGAKTNVKLQDESAIGAYATGANGLITSKGTLTFNKEKSTGLYAANGAKIVEVAGANSKLDFSAATAKNNTGIYLAGAKWEGRATAYTFDSDHSKKNIYLFAQGSKNGSTVHSSNLVLKNEFKVSPSGTASGSNKTIGIYLDTTVKGGSGSSAYTSNTLDSTAANAKVTVEKGGIGVYAKNNSTTVDNIIKRANISSTGNASVGVFADGNIKLEQAGGKITAANKGIGLYGNKGKITLAAPINVETSTQGTGIYLTNGSYLTGSKITLKNTGVAAAGVYYTKGNNNNEVVHNNELAVNSGSNLLALYLDNGVKVKNNADITVTAGAKNVGAFVTKGSTLTNDKTIKVGATSGYTDGMGIYVQHGTATNNAGKLIEVLDNSANSVSVAMAANGAAAATSATITNKGNIKVYGDAIGMNVGGYSIGTNTGTIIATDRGSLKAIGAYVNGANAKFTNSGTIQSDNIALALKDTKAGNVTSTGLLKLTKNNAVGVYADNSVINFAVTPITTNNGTVALYAKGNTTINSKITSATGKGHVGVYVADSKVTFGNASSVIVGNGVNGAYGVGVFTKAGFNGNIKTTITQNGDKTIGLYAGNQGGVGSKITHEGTMNIGRGVGIFVPQNSSFIAKNSVLNVNGGTAIFLKGGTVDLGATGKATINFGANGGTAIYQESGTINTGANLRINGKGSFLALKNANSTINSVVSVGANAMGINAIYDKAGTNYALTIGNAGKFQLNGNKATGLSATVRGVLPNKVTVVNKGLIETLGANTETTGIIANGASVQNIGRINIGIKGAAIYATNDGTDKNTQISNTGQINLIGNEAKGIVGIKVNTNQNIVVGRITGNKDQLVGAYFKNSNTVNIRDAKVNLATNAKGLVFDTTNFNISATTGKNLINVGGTTDNTKRAIAVAAIGSSGSISKTDITIGSSATGKQSMGLYAQGGTLTYDSTTGDLKATGNNAILAYADASGTINLNGGKTLNVGAGGIGVGAKGGNVLANKTTVIQVNGLEGIGAYVNGGRISPNFDIKVKGTKGRGVYATGNVLSLAKVSELKGTGSIAYVLENVTNHVSVPNAIQLTDTASTGQFGVVAMGSGNGLTVNNIKVVGNSNIGVSSTTGKAVINNGTLNVANSVANKTSIGIYSRGGSITNKGTVTVGANSLGIYGEKSSVTTGALTVAGNKGVGISLNNKTGALGNVIVNGNVSVGANQAVGIQVSKANITVNNLTVGNGDSKGIFADGAGNITARGNVDVGANSVGIYQKAGNGIIRVGTLNNTMKVGEKGYGVLSQGSAVINNSNLTVGKEGIGIYVKDNNLTSKGTVTVGTNGVGLFLKGAGKTLRSEGLVTVATNNSIGVYADGANIIQKGGMKIGNTSKMGGMSGNSTPFTGIGVYSKGDGNVSAEGNLIVGYDSIGVYKNGKGTVNVGSASGNDKLAVADKGYGIYHMGGSSSNSVVNSKMNITLGKEGVGIYGKNTTVNQTGNIKVGETTIGNGGFSDPNKNKNSIGIFADNSNVNYSGTMTVDKPLSVGIYAANGGTVTLRNGATLNIKNGATGIMTGKGVAGVTVSKGAVINVDGKANHPSASSKNVSFGIAAYSGIIDNQGVINLTNGATGIYLGGSASLKNGSEGTINIVPGHTGSKIGTPGGPSKADLGGVIIDKGGKISINHKVVTAGRINITGSLNMDGMGIDITGRPIIDAHSIGGVAFVEPNFSEGNSKQAYVIADVFRTSGIGTFSGDVQSRSVSWIAKITHGSVPGTTTKDITVARIPYQSLIEGVRYVELAKGMEGVRTNISTNSSSEIFKSFDRIDTHREFGRSVAEIRGDIYSNLQERMKTVEGAFDKSYDELLSSYNKTRNASKFSIIHTRGEHEDSTLGVTGYKYNTSGALYVNDREGFTYGGKYGWSAGVVGTKFEFNDETNKGSKETVVSGKVGVHYQTPLNGFDDNARLKWLTRGEITVNDHRTKKHSLVNGDNYINKAHFYSTDISWKNKVFYEHDINTKWTLTPYGGVDLSYGHVSKIKERGNELDLEVKAKDYFTITPNIGVETKYTLPLGLTHQAFAKLDTQVDYDVTKLYRNPNMAKIKNANTGYYKLSEPERRRGRVTVGAELGFEKEGTYGVTFRAEYQGYKKSDINYGVKLNYKF, from the coding sequence ATGTTAGATTATACAAAGGTAGAAAGCCGTTTAAAAAGTTTTTTGAAAAATAATAAGAGACTGGGATATTCAGTAGCCTTATTAGTATCATTCTTAATAAATGGTGGATTTTCTTATGCAATAGAAACAAGAGCAGAATTAAGAGATAGAATAGTGCAAGAACAAGAAAATATATCTCAAATGCTAAAAGATAGTGATAAGAGTATAAGCGATATAGAATTAAAAATAAAGAAATTAACTCAAAGAGGAGAATTTTGGGTAAAACCACTAGAAAGATCATATCAAGTAGCATTTATAACAAGTTTTGGAAATTATACAAAAAATAGAAATAGAACAGAACAAAACTTTACAGAACCAGAATATGGAACACCTGGAGGAAGAAGAGGAAGTTCTGGAAATATTTATATGGTAGATATAAATGGAATAACTGAATTAGCAAATAATAAAGCAGAAACAGGAAATAAAAGTAATTATAAGGGAAGTTATATTTATAAGGGCAAGAACTATGGAGAATATGGAATAATAAAGAATCCATTAGAATTTGTGGATAAAATAGATTTTGGAGCAAATATAACACCAAAAGCAGTTGCAGAAAAGACAGTGGCTGTAAAAACTGTATCAGAAACTAGAGTAACAGAACCAAGAGTAAGTGTATCTAAAATAGATGTATCAAGAGTTACAGTAACTCCTCCATCTGCACCAATTATATCTGCACCAGCAAATCCTGGTAACCCAAGTGTAAATGTAACAGCACCTGGAGCAATAACACCATTAGGGACAATAACAGTTGCAGCAATACCAGCAATAAATGTATCAGTTGCAGCGCCAGTAGTAGGAGCAGCGCCAACAGTAAATGCACCAACAGTTGCAACACCACCTACACCAGCAGGATTTAATCCTAAGATAATAACACCTCCTGTTGCACCAGCTGAACCTGTTGCACCAGTAATAACAGCTCCTACTTTTAATTTAATATCAAACTCAAGTGGAAATGGTGCAGCAACTGAGGCGGATATGAGTAGTACTAGTAATGGAGCAATACAAAGTGTTGTTCTAACTAAAGGAAATTTTAAAGTGATTAGAGATACAAGTTCTCGTATGAATTATTCATATAATAATTATGCTGGGAAATCACCATGGGGTACACCTACAACAGATTCAGGAAATACTTTTAGTGGTAATAGTTGGTCTAATTGGAGTAGAACAGGGGCTACTACAAGTAGTTATTTAGGATTTCAAAAAGTAGTTGTAGGAGCAATGTTATCAAACTCTAATAACTTATTTACTAATGTTTCAACCTCAACATTAAGAGAATTTGTTCATATGGATCATCATAATAATATTACACCAACAAGTGTAGAAAGTGGTTTTAATGCAGGGCTTGCAGAATCAACTTGGGATTCAACAGTATCTTCTGGCTCTAATACAGCTGCAGTAAAAGGAGCATTTGAAGATTTAAGAGATAATATAAACTCTACAGCAGCACATGGAAATTCAGCAACTCCAGCTTCACATATGTTTATTTGGATGCAAAGTGGAAGAATAGTAATGGAAGGTAGTTATAATGTTGTAACAAATAACTATGATCATAATGGATTTATAGATAAAAAATCAATAGCTGCAAATGTGGGAGACATAGTTATTCAGCCACATAAAGATACAGGGGGAAATGTTAAAGGAACTAAATCTGCTGTATTTAGTCTATCTCCTGGTGGAAATAATCCAGGACATCTTTCAATAATGTATAATGGAAGTACTGGAAATATGGATTTATGGACAACAGAATCAGCTGTATTTTTAAATTCTGAAACAGCAGGAAAACCAATTGCTATTGTAAATAGAGGAACTATAAATATGTATGGTCAAAAAAGTGCTGGAATCTATAATAGCCAAACATCTAAAATGGATGTACAATTTGTAGATAAAGGATTTACATTTAATGCTGCTACAAATACTGCAACTGGAAATTATAGACCAATAAATATTTATGGTGATGGAAGTGTAGGAATATATTGGGATAGAGGAAATACTGGTTCAATAGAAGGAAACTTTGCTGTTAATATAGGGGCAAGTGGAGTAGGAAATAAAAACTTTACTACAAAAGCAACTTCTGCAGTTACAGGTGGAGCTGAAACAAATGGTGTAGCTTTATCTAATTATGATGTAAACTCAAGTGATACAGCTACTACAAATAAAGACTATATTAGAGGTTCATTTGGTATTTTATCAGATGGATCTACTAATTTAACAAGTCACCAAATAAAAATATTTGATAAAACTCAAGGGAATGTAGGAGTTATGCCTTCAGGTAATGCTTTACTTAATATAGGTGGAGGAAATATTGCTATTGAAGGAGGAACAACTGCAAAAGATAATATAGGAATATATATTGATGGTAAAGGAGCAGTAAAATCTACAGGAGATATTAAAGTTAGTGGAGGAGTTGGAAACTTAGCAATTTTTGCTAAAGGTTATACAGGAACTATTCCTGGTTCTGCTCCAGCACATGTAAGTGTTAGAAAAATAGAAGGGACTAATACTAAGAATAGTATTTTAGTATTTGGGACTACTGGAGCTAAGATAACTGCTAGTGAAGGCTTAACTATGACAGGAGCAACGGTAGAAGCTGATGCAACTGTTGCAAATAAGAAAGATAGTGGAGCAGTATTCTCATCAGGTTCTGGAACAGTAATTACTATAAATAGAGCAGCACTTCTAGGTTCTGAAAATATTTCTATAACAGGAACTGAACAAGTGGATGCTAAGAATGCTGGAACTGGAAAATATGTAGGTTTTGGATTAATGGCTAAAGATGGTGGAAAAATTAATGCACAATATAATAATATTAGTGTAACGAATGGATCTACTGGAATTGCCTCAATAGGAAAAGATGGAGCTAATGTTGCTTCTGAAATTGATTTGTCTCATTCAAAATTATCATATAATGGAAAAGGATATGCTGTTTATACAGATGGTACAGGAAAAGTAAATTTAGATGATACTGAATTAAATTTAAGAGGAAGTTCTACTGCTTTTGATGTTGACTTATCTGCATCTGTTTTACCTATTCATATAAATAGTGGAACAAAAATCAAAATACATTCAGATGATGTAACAGTATTTAATGTAAAAAATGCTTCAGGTCTAACTACTGTTGGTGGAATAGAAACAAGTATAAAATCTAAGATAGAAACTAAATTAGGTTTATCACCTGGTGCACTAGCTGGACTATTTACAGGAAGTACATCAATTAAATATAAAACAGCAGCAGCAGATGGAGGAAGTTTAGCAGTAGGAAATCTTGATAAATCTGGTGTTGAAACTGATACAGTAGCTGATAAGAAAGATGGGTATGAATTTTTTAATAGATTTTTAGCTCAAAGATTAGTTGCTACTACTAATAAAAATAGTACAATAAAAGCTGTATTAACAACAGCTGATGCAAATACAAGATATAACGGACAAGTTACTGGTTTTGAAATGAACTCAAGTAAGCTTGCAACTTCTAATGCTGAAGCAGCTATTAACTTAGTGCAATCTAAAATAATTGCTGATAGAAATGGTGCAGGTAATGGAGCAGTTGGAGCTTTCATTAACTATGGTAAAGTTTCTGTTGATAAAGATTCAGCTATTGAGGTAGAAACTCAAACTGGAAATACTGCTAATGATAAAGCTGTTGGAGTTTATGCTGTTAATGGTTCTGAAGTTTCAAATGCTGGTACTATTAAAGTTGGAGGTAAACAATCTGTTGGTATCTTAGGTATGGCTTACAGATTAGATAATAAAAACCAACTTGTTGTTGATGAATTTGGTTCAAAAGCAACTAATCAAGGTAAGGTTACTATTACAAATACTAAAGATATTACTATGACTGGTGAAAATTCTATTGGTATTTACGCTAAAAATAATAAGACAGGTTCTGCAGTAAGTAACCATGTAGTTTCTAATAGTGGAACAATTACTGTTGGTAAATCTTCAGGTACAAGTACAGCTGTTGCTATTTATGCTGATAAAGTTACTGTTAAACCTGAAAATGGTACTTTAAAAATTGCTGAAGGTGCTGTTGGTATCTATGCAACTCCTAAAACTGAAGTTGGTGTAGCTAATAAAAATTTAGGTACTATTCACTTTACAGGTAAAAATGCTGTTGGTATCTATTTAAAAGGTACTACTGCTGATGGAGATAGTGTTTTAAAAGGAAATAAATTAACTTTAAAACAAGATGCAGGAACTACTACTGGTAAAATAGGTATATTCTATGATTTACAAAATGCGCAAACATCTACTGTTGAAATAGATGCTGCTAATGCTAATAATGTAATTGCATACTATACTAAAAATAAAGATTTAACTGTTAAGGCTCCTATTACTTTAGCTCAAGGTAGTGTGGGTATTACAGGAACTTCTGGTAAGAAATTTACTTATGGTGATGATACTAATGCAACTCCTTATGTTATGACTATTGGTAAACAATCTACTGGTATCTATGGAGATTCTAATATTACTTTAGGTGCTAAGACAAATGTTAAGCTTCAAGATGAAAGTGCTATTGGTGCTTATGCGACAGGTGCTAACGGTTTAATAACTTCTAAAGGTACTTTAACATTTAATAAAGAAAAGTCTACAGGGCTTTATGCTGCTAATGGCGCTAAAATAGTTGAAGTTGCTGGAGCTAATTCTAAACTTGATTTCTCTGCTGCTACTGCTAAAAATAATACTGGTATATATTTAGCTGGAGCTAAATGGGAAGGAAGAGCTACTGCATATACTTTTGATTCAGATCATTCTAAGAAAAATATATATCTATTTGCTCAAGGTAGCAAAAATGGTTCTACTGTTCATTCAAGTAACTTAGTTTTAAAGAATGAATTTAAAGTAAGTCCTAGTGGTACAGCTAGTGGTTCTAATAAAACTATTGGTATATATTTAGATACTACTGTTAAAGGTGGAAGTGGATCTAGTGCATATACTTCTAATACTTTAGATTCAACTGCTGCTAATGCAAAAGTTACTGTTGAAAAAGGTGGTATAGGAGTTTATGCAAAAAATAACTCTACTACTGTTGATAATATAATAAAAAGAGCAAATATTTCTTCTACTGGAAATGCATCAGTTGGAGTATTTGCTGATGGTAATATTAAATTAGAACAAGCTGGTGGAAAAATTACAGCTGCTAATAAAGGTATTGGACTTTATGGAAATAAAGGAAAAATTACTTTAGCTGCTCCTATTAATGTAGAAACTTCTACTCAAGGTACAGGTATTTATTTAACAAATGGAAGTTATTTAACTGGTTCTAAGATAACTCTTAAAAATACTGGTGTTGCAGCTGCAGGAGTTTACTATACTAAAGGAAATAATAATAATGAAGTTGTACACAATAATGAATTAGCTGTAAATAGCGGAAGTAATTTACTTGCTCTATACTTAGATAATGGAGTTAAAGTTAAAAATAATGCAGATATTACAGTTACTGCTGGTGCAAAAAATGTTGGAGCATTTGTAACTAAAGGTTCTACTTTAACAAATGATAAAACAATAAAAGTGGGAGCTACATCTGGATATACTGATGGAATGGGTATATATGTACAACATGGTACTGCTACTAACAATGCTGGTAAATTAATAGAAGTATTAGATAATTCAGCAAATTCTGTATCAGTAGCTATGGCAGCTAATGGTGCAGCAGCAGCTACAAGTGCTACTATTACTAATAAAGGAAATATTAAAGTTTATGGAGATGCTATTGGTATGAATGTTGGTGGATACTCAATAGGAACTAACACAGGTACAATAATAGCAACAGATAGAGGTTCTTTAAAAGCAATAGGTGCTTATGTAAATGGAGCTAATGCTAAATTTACTAATAGTGGAACTATCCAATCAGATAATATAGCTCTTGCGCTTAAAGATACTAAAGCTGGTAATGTAACTAGTACAGGTTTATTAAAATTGACAAAAAATAATGCTGTTGGGGTTTATGCAGATAATTCAGTTATTAATTTTGCAGTAACACCTATAACAACAAATAATGGAACTGTTGCTCTATATGCAAAAGGAAATACAACAATTAATAGTAAAATAACTTCAGCAACAGGTAAAGGACACGTTGGAGTATATGTTGCAGATAGTAAAGTAACATTTGGAAATGCTTCATCAGTTATAGTTGGTAATGGTGTAAATGGAGCTTATGGAGTAGGTGTATTTACTAAAGCTGGATTTAATGGAAATATTAAAACAACTATTACTCAAAATGGAGATAAAACAATAGGTCTTTATGCTGGTAATCAAGGTGGAGTAGGTTCTAAAATTACTCATGAAGGAACTATGAATATAGGAAGAGGAGTAGGTATATTTGTTCCTCAAAATTCAAGCTTTATTGCTAAAAATTCTGTTCTAAATGTTAATGGAGGAACTGCTATATTCTTAAAAGGTGGTACTGTTGATTTAGGAGCAACAGGAAAGGCAACAATTAACTTTGGAGCTAATGGAGGAACTGCTATTTATCAAGAAAGTGGTACTATCAACACTGGTGCTAACTTAAGAATAAATGGAAAAGGAAGTTTCTTAGCTCTTAAAAATGCTAACTCAACAATAAATTCTGTTGTTTCTGTTGGAGCTAATGCAATGGGTATTAATGCTATTTATGATAAAGCAGGTACTAATTATGCGCTTACAATAGGTAATGCTGGAAAATTCCAATTAAATGGAAATAAAGCTACTGGATTATCTGCTACAGTAAGAGGAGTTCTACCTAATAAGGTTACAGTTGTAAATAAAGGACTTATTGAAACTTTAGGTGCTAATACTGAAACGACTGGTATTATCGCTAATGGAGCTTCAGTTCAAAATATAGGAAGAATTAATATAGGTATAAAAGGTGCTGCTATCTATGCAACTAATGATGGTACAGATAAAAATACTCAAATTTCAAATACAGGTCAAATTAACTTAATTGGTAATGAAGCTAAAGGTATTGTTGGAATTAAAGTTAATACTAACCAAAATATAGTTGTAGGTAGAATAACAGGTAATAAAGATCAACTTGTTGGAGCATACTTTAAAAATAGTAATACTGTAAACATTAGAGATGCTAAAGTCAATTTAGCTACTAATGCTAAAGGTTTAGTATTTGATACAACTAACTTTAATATATCAGCTACAACTGGTAAAAACCTTATTAATGTTGGAGGAACTACTGATAATACTAAACGTGCAATTGCAGTAGCTGCTATTGGAAGCAGTGGTTCTATATCTAAAACAGATATAACTATTGGTTCATCTGCTACTGGAAAACAATCTATGGGGCTTTATGCGCAAGGTGGTACTTTAACTTATGATTCAACTACTGGAGATTTAAAAGCTACAGGTAATAATGCAATACTTGCTTATGCTGATGCCTCTGGTACTATCAACTTAAATGGTGGAAAAACTTTAAATGTTGGAGCAGGTGGTATAGGAGTTGGAGCTAAAGGAGGAAATGTCTTAGCTAATAAAACAACTGTAATCCAAGTAAATGGTCTTGAAGGTATTGGAGCTTATGTAAATGGTGGAAGAATAAGCCCTAACTTTGATATCAAAGTTAAAGGTACTAAAGGTAGAGGAGTTTACGCAACAGGTAATGTTTTAAGTTTAGCTAAAGTAAGTGAATTAAAAGGAACAGGATCTATTGCTTATGTTTTAGAAAATGTAACTAACCATGTATCTGTACCTAATGCAATACAATTAACTGATACAGCTTCTACTGGTCAATTTGGTGTTGTAGCTATGGGTAGTGGAAATGGATTAACAGTTAATAATATAAAAGTTGTTGGAAATAGTAATATTGGGGTATCTAGTACAACTGGTAAAGCTGTAATAAATAATGGTACATTAAATGTTGCTAACTCTGTAGCTAATAAGACATCAATAGGTATTTACTCTAGAGGTGGAAGTATAACAAATAAAGGTACTGTAACAGTTGGAGCTAACTCTTTAGGTATTTATGGTGAAAAATCATCAGTAACAACTGGCGCATTAACAGTAGCTGGAAATAAAGGTGTTGGAATATCTTTAAATAATAAGACTGGTGCTCTTGGAAATGTTATTGTAAATGGAAATGTAAGTGTTGGAGCTAACCAAGCTGTAGGTATACAAGTTTCTAAAGCTAATATTACTGTAAATAACCTAACTGTTGGTAATGGAGATAGTAAAGGTATCTTTGCTGATGGCGCTGGAAATATTACAGCAAGAGGAAATGTTGATGTAGGAGCAAATTCAGTAGGTATCTATCAAAAAGCTGGAAATGGAATAATAAGAGTAGGTACTTTAAATAATACTATGAAGGTTGGAGAAAAAGGTTATGGAGTTCTATCACAAGGTTCAGCTGTAATTAATAACTCTAATTTAACAGTAGGAAAAGAAGGAATAGGTATCTATGTAAAAGACAATAATCTAACATCAAAAGGTACTGTAACAGTAGGAACTAATGGTGTGGGATTATTCTTAAAAGGAGCTGGAAAAACATTAAGATCTGAAGGTCTAGTAACAGTTGCAACTAATAACTCTATAGGAGTATATGCAGATGGCGCAAATATTATCCAAAAAGGTGGAATGAAGATAGGAAATACTTCTAAAATGGGAGGAATGTCAGGAAATAGCACTCCATTTACAGGAATAGGAGTTTACTCTAAAGGAGATGGAAATGTAAGTGCTGAAGGAAATCTAATAGTAGGTTATGATTCTATAGGAGTATATAAAAATGGAAAAGGAACTGTTAATGTAGGTTCTGCATCAGGAAATGATAAATTAGCAGTTGCTGATAAAGGATATGGAATCTACCATATGGGTGGATCATCTTCAAATAGTGTAGTTAACAGTAAGATGAATATCACACTAGGAAAAGAAGGTGTAGGTATTTATGGAAAGAATACTACTGTAAACCAAACAGGAAATATTAAAGTTGGAGAAACTACAATAGGAAATGGTGGATTTAGCGATCCAAATAAGAATAAGAACTCTATAGGTATATTTGCAGATAATTCTAATGTTAATTATTCTGGTACTATGACTGTAGATAAGCCATTATCAGTAGGTATTTATGCAGCAAATGGAGGAACAGTAACTCTTAGAAATGGAGCTACATTAAATATTAAAAATGGTGCTACAGGTATAATGACAGGAAAAGGTGTAGCAGGTGTTACAGTAAGTAAAGGTGCTGTAATAAATGTTGATGGAAAAGCAAACCATCCAAGTGCATCAAGTAAAAATGTATCGTTTGGTATCGCAGCATATAGTGGAATAATAGATAACCAAGGAGTTATAAATTTAACAAATGGAGCTACAGGAATTTATCTTGGAGGATCTGCTAGCCTTAAAAATGGAAGCGAAGGAACTATAAATATTGTACCAGGTCATACTGGAAGTAAAATTGGTACACCAGGAGGACCTTCAAAAGCAGATCTTGGAGGAGTAATAATAGATAAAGGTGGAAAAATATCTATTAACCATAAAGTAGTAACAGCAGGAAGAATCAATATTACAGGAAGCTTAAATATGGATGGAATGGGAATAGATATTACAGGAAGACCAATAATAGATGCGCATTCTATTGGAGGAGTAGCTTTTGTAGAACCTAACTTCTCAGAAGGAAATTCAAAACAAGCTTATGTAATTGCAGATGTATTTAGAACAAGTGGAATAGGTACATTCTCAGGAGATGTTCAATCTAGATCAGTATCTTGGATAGCTAAAATAACTCATGGAAGTGTCCCAGGAACTACAACTAAAGATATAACAGTTGCAAGAATACCATATCAAAGTTTAATAGAAGGAGTAAGATATGTAGAACTTGCAAAAGGTATGGAAGGTGTAAGAACAAATATTAGTACAAATTCTTCATCAGAAATATTTAAATCATTTGATAGAATAGATACTCATAGAGAATTTGGAAGATCAGTGGCAGAAATTCGTGGAGATATATACTCTAATTTACAAGAAAGAATGAAGACTGTTGAAGGAGCATTTGATAAATCTTATGATGAATTATTATCTTCATATAATAAGACAAGAAATGCTAGCAAGTTTAGTATAATCCATACAAGAGGAGAACATGAAGATTCAACTTTAGGAGTAACAGGATATAAATATAATACATCAGGAGCTTTATATGTAAATGATAGAGAAGGCTTTACATATGGTGGAAAATATGGATGGTCAGCTGGAGTAGTGGGAACTAAGTTTGAATTTAATGACGAAACAAATAAAGGTTCAAAAGAAACAGTTGTATCAGGAAAAGTAGGAGTACACTATCAAACACCATTAAATGGCTTTGATGATAATGCAAGATTAAAATGGTTAACAAGAGGAGAAATCACAGTAAATGACCATAGAACAAAGAAACATAGCTTAGTAAATGGAGATAA